A part of Synechococcus sp. KORDI-49 genomic DNA contains:
- the rpoB gene encoding DNA-directed RNA polymerase subunit beta encodes MSSSAIQVAKTATYLPDLVEVQRASFKWFLDQGLIEELESFSPITDYTGKLELHFIGSEYRLKRPRHDVEEAKRRDATFASQMYVTCRLVNKETGEIKEQEVFIGELPLMTERGTFIINGAERVIVNQIVRSPGVYFKDEMDKNGRRTYNASVIPNRGAWLKFETDKNDLLHVRVDKTRKINAHVLMRAMGLSDNDVLDKLRHPEAYKKSIDAANDEGISSEDQALLELYKKLRPGEPPSVSGGQQLLQTRFFDPKRYDLGRVGRYKINKKLRLTIPDTVRTLTHEDVLSTLDYLINLGLDVGGAVLDDIDHLGNRRVRSVGELLQNQVRVGLNRLERIIKERMTVGETDSLTPAQLVNPKPLVAAIKEFFGSSQLSQFMDQTNPLAELTHKRRISALGPGGLTRERAGFAVRDIHPSHYGRLCPIETPEGPNAGLINSLATHARVNEYGFIETPFWRVENGVVRKDGDPIYLSADREDEVRVAPGDVATDDDGRIKADLIPVRYRQDFEKVPPEQVDYVALSPVQVISVAASLIPFLEHDDANRALMGSNMQRQAVPLLRPERALVGTGLETQVARDSGMVPISRVNGTVTFVDATAIVVQDEDGNDHNHFLQKYQRSNQDTCLNHRPIVRCGDQVIVGQVLADGSACEGGEIALGQNVLIAYMPWEGYNFEDALLVSERLVTDDLYTSVHIEKYEIEARQTKLGPEEITREIPNVAEESLGNLDEMGIIRVGAFVESGDILVGKVTPKGESDQPPEEKLLRAIFGEKARDVRDNSLRVPGTERGRVVDVRIYTREQGDELPPGANMVVRVYVAQRRKIQVGDKMAGRHGNKGIISRILPREDMPYLPDGTPVDICLNPLGVPSRMNVGQVFELLMGWAASNLDCRVRVVPFDEMHGAEMSQQTCEAFLKEAAKQPGKDWVYAPDDPGKLVLRDGRTGLPFDQPVAVGYSHFLKLVHLVDDKIHARSTGPYSLVTQQPLGGKAQQGGQRLGEMEVWALEAYGAAYTLQELLTVKSDDMQGRNEALNAIVKGKPIPRPGTPESFKVLMRELQSLGLDIAVYTDEGKEVDLMQDVNPRRSTPSRPTYESLGVADYDED; translated from the coding sequence ATGAGCAGCAGCGCGATTCAGGTCGCCAAGACCGCCACCTACCTCCCTGATCTGGTGGAGGTGCAGCGGGCCAGCTTCAAGTGGTTTCTGGATCAGGGACTGATCGAGGAGCTTGAGAGCTTCTCTCCCATCACGGATTACACCGGCAAGCTGGAGCTGCATTTCATCGGCAGCGAGTACCGCCTGAAGCGCCCCCGCCATGACGTGGAAGAGGCGAAGCGTCGCGATGCGACCTTTGCCTCACAGATGTATGTCACCTGCCGCCTGGTCAACAAAGAGACCGGCGAGATCAAGGAGCAGGAGGTGTTCATCGGCGAACTGCCGTTGATGACCGAACGCGGCACGTTCATCATCAACGGCGCCGAGCGGGTGATCGTTAATCAGATCGTGCGCAGTCCGGGTGTCTATTTCAAGGATGAAATGGACAAGAACGGCCGCCGTACCTACAACGCCAGCGTCATTCCCAACCGTGGTGCCTGGCTGAAGTTCGAAACTGATAAGAACGATCTGCTGCACGTTCGTGTTGACAAGACTCGCAAGATCAACGCCCACGTGCTGATGCGTGCGATGGGGCTGTCGGATAACGACGTTCTCGACAAACTGCGTCACCCCGAGGCTTACAAGAAGTCCATCGATGCCGCGAATGATGAGGGCATCAGTTCCGAGGATCAGGCACTCCTCGAGCTCTACAAGAAGCTGCGTCCCGGTGAACCGCCGTCCGTCAGTGGTGGTCAGCAGCTGTTGCAGACCCGCTTCTTCGACCCCAAGCGCTACGACCTCGGCCGGGTCGGCCGCTACAAGATCAACAAGAAGCTGCGTCTCACCATCCCCGACACGGTGCGCACCCTCACACATGAGGATGTGCTCTCCACCCTCGACTACCTGATCAACCTCGGGCTGGATGTCGGCGGCGCCGTGCTCGATGACATTGATCACCTCGGGAACCGCCGCGTCCGCTCCGTTGGAGAGCTCCTCCAGAACCAGGTCCGGGTCGGACTCAACCGCCTGGAGCGGATCATCAAGGAGCGGATGACCGTCGGCGAGACCGATTCGCTCACCCCCGCCCAGCTGGTGAACCCCAAGCCGCTGGTGGCGGCGATCAAGGAGTTCTTCGGCTCCAGCCAGCTGAGCCAGTTCATGGATCAGACGAATCCGCTGGCTGAGCTGACGCACAAACGACGCATTTCCGCCCTTGGACCCGGCGGTCTGACCCGTGAGCGGGCCGGCTTCGCCGTTCGCGACATTCACCCCTCCCACTACGGCCGTCTTTGCCCGATCGAGACGCCGGAAGGGCCGAATGCCGGACTGATCAACTCCCTGGCCACCCACGCCCGGGTGAACGAGTACGGCTTCATCGAAACCCCCTTCTGGCGGGTTGAGAACGGTGTCGTGCGCAAGGACGGCGATCCCATCTACCTTTCCGCCGACCGGGAAGATGAGGTGCGCGTCGCGCCTGGTGACGTGGCCACCGACGACGACGGCCGGATCAAGGCCGATCTGATCCCGGTGCGCTACCGCCAGGACTTCGAGAAAGTTCCGCCGGAGCAGGTCGACTACGTCGCCCTTTCACCGGTGCAGGTGATCTCGGTTGCTGCCTCGCTGATTCCGTTCCTGGAGCACGACGACGCCAACCGCGCCCTGATGGGATCCAACATGCAGCGTCAGGCCGTGCCGCTGCTGCGTCCTGAGCGGGCCCTGGTGGGAACCGGTCTGGAGACCCAGGTGGCCCGTGACTCCGGCATGGTGCCGATCTCCCGGGTCAACGGAACGGTCACCTTCGTCGACGCCACCGCGATCGTGGTGCAGGACGAGGATGGCAACGACCACAACCACTTCCTCCAGAAGTATCAGCGCTCCAACCAGGACACCTGTCTCAACCACCGTCCGATCGTCCGCTGCGGTGATCAGGTGATCGTCGGGCAGGTGCTGGCGGATGGTTCCGCCTGTGAGGGCGGTGAGATCGCCCTCGGTCAGAACGTCCTGATCGCCTACATGCCCTGGGAGGGATACAACTTCGAAGACGCGCTGCTCGTCAGCGAGCGTCTGGTCACCGACGACCTGTACACCTCGGTGCACATCGAGAAGTACGAGATCGAGGCCCGTCAGACGAAGCTCGGACCGGAAGAGATCACCAGGGAGATCCCCAACGTTGCCGAGGAGAGCCTGGGCAATCTCGATGAGATGGGCATCATCCGGGTTGGAGCCTTCGTTGAGAGCGGCGACATCCTGGTCGGCAAGGTCACTCCGAAAGGGGAATCCGATCAGCCTCCGGAAGAGAAGCTGCTGCGCGCGATCTTCGGCGAGAAGGCCCGTGATGTGCGCGACAACTCTCTGCGGGTGCCGGGCACCGAGCGCGGCCGCGTTGTGGATGTGCGGATCTACACCCGCGAGCAGGGCGATGAGCTTCCGCCCGGCGCCAACATGGTGGTGAGGGTCTATGTGGCGCAGCGCCGCAAGATCCAGGTGGGCGACAAGATGGCCGGCCGCCACGGCAACAAGGGCATCATCAGCCGCATCCTTCCCCGGGAGGACATGCCTTACCTGCCGGATGGCACCCCGGTTGACATCTGCCTCAACCCTCTGGGTGTGCCCAGCCGCATGAATGTGGGCCAGGTGTTCGAGCTGTTGATGGGCTGGGCCGCGTCCAATCTCGACTGCCGGGTGCGCGTGGTGCCCTTCGATGAGATGCACGGTGCTGAGATGTCTCAGCAAACCTGCGAAGCCTTCCTGAAGGAGGCCGCCAAGCAACCCGGAAAAGACTGGGTCTATGCCCCCGATGATCCCGGCAAGCTCGTGCTGCGGGATGGCCGCACCGGTCTTCCCTTCGATCAGCCTGTGGCTGTGGGCTATTCCCACTTCCTCAAGCTGGTGCACCTCGTGGACGACAAGATCCACGCCCGCTCCACCGGCCCCTACTCCCTGGTCACGCAGCAACCCCTGGGCGGCAAGGCTCAGCAGGGTGGTCAGCGTCTGGGCGAGATGGAGGTGTGGGCTCTGGAGGCCTACGGCGCCGCTTACACCCTCCAGGAACTGCTCACCGTCAAGTCCGACGACATGCAGGGTCGCAACGAGGCGCTCAACGCGATCGTCAAAGGCAAGCCGATTCCCCGTCCCGGCACGCCGGAGTCGTTCAAGGTGCTGATGCGCGAGCTTCAGTCGCTCGGCCTAGACATCGCGGTGTACACCGATGAAGGCAAGGAGGTGGATCTGATGCAGGACGTGAACCCGCGTCGCAGCACACCGAGCCGCCCGACCTACGAATCCCTCGGCGTCGCGGATTACGACGAGGACTGA
- a CDS encoding TatD family hydrolase yields the protein MSSPTLIDSHCHIVFRNFDEDLDEVAARWREAGVGALLHACVEPAEIPAIRALADRFPEMRYSVGVHPLDTEHWGGDTVSTLRRAALEDDRVVAIGELGLDLFRDKNLEEQLKVLRPQLDLAVELDLPVIIHCRDAAEPMLAELRGRQSEGRCPAGVMHCWGGTPEEMHGFLDLGFHISFSGTVTFPKAVPTHDCARQVPEDRFLVETDCPFLAPVPRRGKRNEPAFVAAVAARVAELRGVDLEVVAAQSTANARRLFGLP from the coding sequence TTGTCTTCCCCGACGCTGATTGACAGTCACTGCCACATCGTCTTCCGGAACTTCGATGAGGATCTGGATGAGGTGGCGGCACGTTGGCGTGAAGCCGGTGTCGGCGCTCTGCTGCACGCCTGCGTCGAGCCGGCTGAAATCCCAGCGATCCGAGCCCTGGCCGATCGTTTCCCGGAGATGCGCTACTCGGTGGGTGTCCATCCCCTGGATACCGAGCACTGGGGCGGCGACACGGTGTCGACCCTGCGCCGAGCCGCCCTTGAGGACGATCGTGTGGTGGCGATCGGCGAACTCGGACTTGATCTGTTCCGGGACAAGAACCTCGAGGAACAGCTGAAGGTGCTGCGCCCGCAGCTGGATCTGGCGGTCGAGCTGGATCTGCCTGTGATCATTCACTGCCGCGATGCGGCCGAACCGATGCTGGCGGAACTGCGAGGCCGCCAGAGCGAGGGGCGCTGCCCTGCCGGGGTGATGCACTGCTGGGGGGGAACGCCCGAAGAGATGCATGGGTTTCTGGATCTGGGCTTTCATATCAGCTTCAGCGGCACGGTGACCTTCCCCAAGGCCGTTCCGACCCACGACTGTGCCCGCCAGGTTCCTGAAGACCGTTTTCTGGTGGAAACCGATTGCCCGTTCCTGGCGCCGGTGCCCCGTCGCGGCAAACGCAATGAGCCCGCATTCGTGGCGGCTGTCGCGGCTCGGGTCGCCGAGTTGCGAGGCGTCGACCTGGAGGTCGTGGCGGCCCAGAGCACGGCGAACGCCCGCCGGTTGTTTGGCCTTCCCTGA
- the rpsT gene encoding 30S ribosomal protein S20: MANNNSSKKRIEIAERNRLRNRTYKSSLRTLMKRCFNACDAYSTAPGDDAKASVQESMRAAFSRIDKAVKVGVLHRNNGANQKSRISAAVRKVLEPAN, translated from the coding sequence GTGGCCAATAACAACTCATCAAAGAAGCGGATTGAGATCGCCGAGCGCAACCGTCTGCGCAACCGCACCTACAAATCCTCGCTGCGCACTCTGATGAAGCGGTGCTTCAACGCCTGTGATGCCTACAGCACTGCGCCTGGCGACGATGCCAAGGCCAGCGTGCAGGAGTCGATGCGTGCTGCCTTCAGCAGGATCGACAAGGCCGTGAAGGTGGGTGTGCTGCACCGCAATAACGGTGCCAACCAGAAATCCAGAATCAGCGCTGCGGTCCGCAAGGTGCTCGAGCCGGCCAACTGA
- the hisD gene encoding histidinol dehydrogenase, whose translation MPESRPAPFPLRVLQDPEQARQELARVASRNVSSSQQQARSLVDGILEDVRQRGDAAVAEYTERFDRFRPVPIAVPKDDLGRAWQELPENLRDALDLAHRRIQEFHQRQRPQDIAVTGVHGEKLGRRWRPVERAGLYVPGGRAAYPSTVLMNAVPAKVAGVNDIVICSPAGPDGQVNPVVLAAAHLSGVRTVMRIGGAQAVAAMAYGTESVPKVDVISGPGNLYVTLAKQAVYGQVGIDSLAGPSEVLVIADQSAVPSQVAADLLAQAEHDPLAAAVLITTNAALAETIGDEIARQLEGHPRREICEASLGNWGLVVVCDDLETCARLSDGFAPEHLELLVERPEPLADRIHHAGAIFLGPWSPEAVGDYLAGPNHTLPTCGAARFSGALSVETFMRHTSLIGFNKAALEATASAVQELAVSEGLHSHADSVRRRLS comes from the coding sequence TTGCCTGAGAGCCGTCCGGCACCCTTCCCCCTGCGTGTTCTGCAGGACCCGGAGCAGGCCCGGCAGGAGCTGGCTCGCGTGGCGAGCCGCAACGTCAGCAGCAGTCAGCAGCAGGCCCGCTCTCTGGTGGACGGAATCCTCGAGGATGTCCGCCAGCGCGGAGATGCCGCCGTTGCTGAGTACACCGAACGCTTCGACCGCTTTCGCCCCGTTCCGATCGCGGTGCCGAAGGACGATCTGGGCCGCGCCTGGCAGGAGCTGCCGGAGAACCTGCGCGATGCCCTCGATCTGGCACACCGTCGCATTCAGGAATTCCACCAACGGCAGCGCCCGCAGGACATCGCCGTCACGGGAGTGCATGGCGAGAAGCTCGGTCGACGCTGGCGACCCGTGGAACGCGCCGGGCTCTATGTGCCAGGGGGTCGGGCGGCTTACCCGAGCACGGTTCTGATGAACGCCGTCCCGGCGAAGGTCGCCGGTGTGAACGACATCGTGATCTGTTCGCCGGCGGGACCCGACGGTCAGGTGAACCCGGTGGTTCTCGCCGCAGCACACCTCAGCGGCGTGCGCACCGTGATGCGGATCGGCGGCGCCCAGGCTGTGGCCGCCATGGCTTACGGCACCGAAAGCGTGCCGAAAGTGGATGTGATCAGCGGCCCCGGGAATCTGTACGTGACCCTGGCCAAGCAAGCCGTCTACGGCCAGGTGGGCATCGATTCCCTGGCAGGACCCAGCGAAGTGCTGGTGATCGCCGACCAGAGCGCGGTGCCGTCGCAGGTGGCTGCGGATCTGCTGGCCCAGGCGGAGCACGACCCCCTCGCGGCCGCCGTTCTGATCACCACCAACGCAGCTCTGGCCGAGACGATCGGAGACGAGATCGCACGCCAGCTCGAGGGGCACCCCCGCCGGGAGATCTGCGAAGCCTCCCTGGGCAACTGGGGGCTGGTGGTGGTCTGCGATGACCTGGAAACCTGCGCGCGGCTCAGCGACGGGTTCGCGCCGGAGCATCTCGAGCTGCTCGTGGAGCGACCGGAACCTCTGGCCGATCGCATCCACCATGCCGGAGCGATCTTTCTTGGGCCCTGGTCCCCCGAAGCCGTGGGCGACTATCTCGCCGGTCCGAACCACACGCTGCCCACCTGCGGTGCAGCCCGCTTCAGCGGTGCACTGAGTGTGGAGACCTTCATGCGCCACACCTCTCTGATCGGGTTCAACAAGGCCGCCCTGGAGGCGACGGCTTCAGCGGTTCAGGAGCTGGCCGTGAGCGAAGGCCTTCACAGCCACGCCGACTCGGTGAGGAGGCGCCTCAGCTGA
- the rpiA gene encoding ribose-5-phosphate isomerase RpiA, which translates to MADLQTQMKQAVADAAVQQIRDGMVLGLGSGSTAALMIKALGAKLASGELKDIVAVTTSFQGEVLAAELNIPLLSLNAVQRIDLAIDGADEVDPGFQLIKGGGACHVQEKLVAARAETFVVVVDSTKLVDRLNLGFLLPVEVLPGAWRQVQQQLASMGGSAELRMAQRKAGPVVTDQGNLVLDVRMDGGIADPVELERAVNNIPGVLENGLFVNLADEVLVGEITDGTAGVRSLEKRLS; encoded by the coding sequence ATGGCGGATCTCCAGACCCAGATGAAGCAGGCGGTGGCCGACGCTGCCGTTCAGCAGATCCGGGACGGCATGGTGCTCGGTCTGGGTTCCGGATCCACGGCGGCTCTGATGATCAAGGCGCTGGGCGCCAAGCTGGCCAGCGGCGAACTCAAGGACATCGTCGCCGTCACCACCTCGTTTCAGGGAGAGGTGCTGGCGGCTGAGCTGAACATTCCCCTGCTCAGCCTGAATGCGGTGCAACGCATCGATCTGGCCATCGATGGTGCCGATGAAGTGGATCCCGGTTTTCAGCTGATCAAGGGCGGTGGAGCCTGCCACGTGCAGGAGAAGCTGGTGGCTGCCAGAGCCGAGACGTTCGTGGTGGTGGTGGATTCCACCAAACTGGTGGACCGTCTCAACCTCGGTTTTCTGCTTCCGGTGGAGGTTCTGCCCGGTGCCTGGCGTCAGGTGCAGCAGCAGTTGGCGTCGATGGGAGGAAGCGCTGAGCTGCGGATGGCGCAGCGCAAGGCCGGTCCGGTGGTCACCGATCAGGGCAATCTCGTTCTCGATGTCCGCATGGATGGCGGCATTGCGGATCCCGTCGAGCTGGAACGCGCTGTTAACAACATTCCCGGCGTGCTCGAGAACGGCCTGTTCGTCAACCTGGCCGACGAGGTCCTCGTGGGTGAAATCACCGATGGCACAGCTGGTGTGCGCAGTCTGGAGAAGCGCCTCAGCTGA
- a CDS encoding trypsin-like peptidase domain-containing protein, with protein sequence MRQVLTFLLAVVPFLWMAPQAPALEHSFVARAVEKVAPAVVRIDTERAVERQPFDPTLIDPLLRDLLGDPPLGQERERGQGSGVVIDPDGLVLTNAHVVERVDTVSVTLADGRQLDGQVVGTDSVTDLALVRLQGHDLPPKAPLGDSEIMQVGDWAIALGTPFGLERTVTLGIVSSLHRNINSLGFADKRLDLVQTDAAINPGNSGGPLVNGEGDVIGINTLVRSGPGAGLGFAIPINLARRVADQLEQQGEVVHPYIGLQLVALTPRMARDHNRDPNALVQLPERSGALVQSVMPDGPSDRAGLRRGDLVIAVDDRPVPDPQALLEVVDAASLGTPLPLKLLRNGRELTLSVKPAPLSELA encoded by the coding sequence ATGCGGCAGGTTCTGACTTTCCTTCTGGCTGTCGTGCCGTTCCTGTGGATGGCGCCTCAAGCTCCGGCCCTCGAGCACAGCTTTGTGGCCCGAGCTGTGGAGAAGGTTGCTCCTGCGGTGGTTCGGATCGACACCGAACGTGCCGTGGAGCGGCAGCCCTTTGATCCAACCCTGATCGACCCGTTGCTGCGAGATCTGCTCGGCGACCCGCCGCTCGGTCAGGAGCGGGAGCGGGGTCAGGGCTCCGGGGTGGTGATCGATCCCGATGGACTCGTGCTCACCAACGCTCATGTCGTGGAGCGTGTCGACACGGTGAGCGTCACCCTGGCTGATGGGCGGCAGCTGGATGGTCAGGTGGTGGGCACCGATTCCGTCACCGATCTGGCTCTGGTCCGGCTGCAGGGGCATGACCTGCCCCCGAAGGCTCCCCTGGGTGATTCGGAAATCATGCAGGTCGGTGACTGGGCGATTGCGCTCGGGACCCCGTTCGGTCTTGAACGCACGGTGACCCTTGGCATCGTCAGCAGTCTTCACCGCAACATCAACAGCCTTGGTTTCGCCGATAAGCGACTGGATCTGGTTCAGACCGATGCCGCGATCAACCCCGGCAACTCCGGGGGCCCGCTGGTGAATGGGGAGGGAGACGTGATCGGTATCAACACCCTGGTCCGCTCAGGCCCGGGTGCCGGGCTCGGCTTTGCGATCCCGATCAACCTGGCCCGCCGTGTTGCCGATCAGCTCGAGCAGCAGGGCGAGGTTGTTCATCCCTACATCGGTTTGCAGCTGGTGGCTCTCACGCCACGCATGGCCAGGGATCACAACCGCGATCCCAATGCCCTGGTGCAGCTGCCTGAACGCAGTGGCGCCCTTGTCCAGAGCGTGATGCCCGATGGCCCGTCGGATCGGGCCGGGCTGCGTCGCGGCGATCTGGTCATCGCCGTCGACGATCGGCCGGTACCGGATCCTCAGGCGCTGCTCGAGGTGGTTGATGCGGCCAGCCTGGGAACACCCCTGCCCTTGAAGCTGCTACGTAACGGCCGGGAGCTCACCTTGTCTGTCAAGCCAGCGCCGCTGTCGGAACTCGCCTGA
- the grrP gene encoding extracellular substrate binding-like orphan protein GrrP — protein MRALTALAPAAAMLAMVAPLAFSPTAKAESTTLKAVIFEEVNPLYRKTDGGYEGLGVDILEQIRIQARRRNVSYRVASSVKDGVGAVISGKADIACGVAFTWGRATQLSYSLPFAIGGTRLLTAFDTTVDGTPDSLKGQTVGVVQDTPAANVLKSVAPGVTLKTFKRPDEALDAYNKGEVPILGGGTLWLAANSSPNESALLPFRPYARSGIGCIVNQKNGKLLSSTNVAIGQMMQAYMDGDAGTRRMIDRWIGPDSNVGLTQQAIKSLYGLILSTTAEISTSVDPGS, from the coding sequence ATGCGTGCTTTAACGGCCCTGGCACCAGCGGCGGCCATGCTCGCGATGGTTGCTCCCTTGGCCTTCTCGCCAACAGCGAAAGCGGAGAGCACAACGCTCAAAGCTGTGATCTTCGAGGAGGTCAACCCCCTCTACCGGAAGACCGACGGCGGTTACGAAGGGCTCGGCGTGGACATCCTCGAGCAGATCCGGATCCAGGCCAGGAGACGAAACGTCAGCTATCGCGTGGCCTCCTCGGTGAAGGACGGCGTCGGTGCGGTGATCAGCGGCAAAGCTGACATCGCCTGCGGTGTGGCCTTCACCTGGGGTCGAGCAACCCAGTTGAGCTACAGCCTGCCCTTCGCCATCGGGGGCACACGACTTCTCACGGCCTTCGACACCACCGTCGATGGGACACCGGACTCGTTGAAGGGACAGACCGTCGGAGTGGTGCAAGACACCCCTGCGGCGAATGTGCTGAAAAGCGTGGCTCCAGGCGTGACGCTCAAAACCTTCAAGAGACCTGATGAGGCACTCGATGCCTACAACAAAGGTGAAGTTCCAATCCTCGGTGGCGGGACCCTGTGGCTGGCTGCCAACAGCAGCCCGAACGAGAGCGCTCTGCTTCCTTTCCGCCCCTATGCACGATCCGGCATCGGCTGCATCGTGAACCAGAAGAACGGCAAGCTGCTGTCTTCCACCAACGTGGCAATCGGCCAGATGATGCAGGCCTACATGGACGGAGACGCAGGCACCCGTCGAATGATCGACCGCTGGATCGGTCCCGACAGCAACGTCGGCCTCACCCAGCAAGCGATCAAATCGTTGTACGGCCTGATTCTCAGCACCACAGCCGAAATCTCCACTTCGGTTGACCCCGGCAGCTGA
- the grrA gene encoding GrrA/OscA1 family cyclophane-containing rSAM-modified RiPP, with the protein MKRSLLAFQALLASSAILCQTAEASSTYNAPDEVQSSLETRIEAARSGDWSNLLNPSDVEGELVAKSKWGNGGGHKFSNSRGSGKWKNGKGGNKWGNSRNTWGNGGYHGGWRNGGGGWKNGGGGFVNW; encoded by the coding sequence ATGAAACGCTCCCTGCTCGCTTTTCAGGCCCTGCTCGCCTCCAGCGCCATCCTCTGCCAGACCGCTGAGGCCAGCTCGACCTACAACGCTCCTGATGAGGTGCAGAGCAGCCTCGAGACTCGCATCGAGGCAGCCAGGTCCGGCGACTGGAGCAACCTGCTGAATCCCTCCGACGTCGAGGGTGAACTCGTCGCCAAGAGCAAATGGGGCAACGGTGGCGGCCACAAGTTCAGCAACAGCCGTGGATCCGGTAAGTGGAAGAACGGCAAGGGCGGCAACAAGTGGGGCAACAGTCGCAACACCTGGGGTAATGGCGGCTATCACGGTGGCTGGCGCAATGGCGGCGGCGGCTGGAAGAACGGTGGCGGCGGCTTCGTCAACTGGTGA
- the grrM gene encoding cyclophane-forming radical SAM/SPASM peptide maturase GrrM/OscB: MISTTEAGPDLSRFGPIGLVVVQSTSLCNLDCSYCYLPDRQKKRVFDLDLLPLLVRRILESPYAGPEFSLVWHAGEPLTLPTSWYDQATAILQRSLKEHGAEELEFTQHVQTNATLINDAWCDCFRRNRIVVGISVDGPEDIHDSHRRFRNGRGSHAMAMKGIEALHRNEVPFHCISVVTADAMEQPERMYRFFRDNGINDVGFNVEEQEGINTSSSMQGVAMEAKYRDFLRAFWRLSEQDGYPVVLREFDQVITLIQGNQRMTQNELNRPFSILSVDWQGNFSTFDPELLSVASDRYGTFNLGNLRELSLVESTQTAQFQRLLEDMTRGVETCHKGCEYFGLCGGGNGSNKFWEHGSLATSETNACRFGTQIPVQVLLERFESGPPLTPQPTH, from the coding sequence GTGATCAGTACCACGGAAGCAGGGCCCGACCTCAGCCGGTTCGGGCCCATCGGCCTCGTAGTGGTTCAGTCCACATCGCTCTGCAACCTCGACTGCTCCTACTGCTACCTGCCCGATCGGCAGAAGAAACGGGTCTTTGACCTGGATCTGCTGCCGCTTCTGGTGCGTCGCATTCTGGAAAGTCCGTATGCCGGCCCTGAGTTCTCTCTGGTGTGGCATGCGGGCGAGCCTCTCACCCTGCCGACGAGCTGGTACGACCAGGCCACAGCGATCCTTCAGCGCAGCTTGAAGGAGCACGGTGCCGAGGAGCTGGAGTTCACCCAGCACGTTCAGACCAACGCCACCCTGATCAACGACGCCTGGTGCGACTGCTTCCGCCGCAACCGCATCGTGGTGGGCATCAGCGTGGATGGGCCGGAGGACATCCACGATTCCCATCGGCGCTTCCGCAACGGTCGCGGCTCCCACGCCATGGCGATGAAAGGCATTGAGGCGTTGCATCGCAATGAGGTGCCCTTCCACTGCATTTCCGTGGTGACCGCCGATGCGATGGAACAGCCGGAGCGGATGTACCGCTTCTTCCGCGACAACGGCATCAATGATGTCGGCTTCAACGTGGAGGAACAGGAAGGGATCAACACCTCCTCCTCCATGCAGGGTGTTGCCATGGAAGCCAAGTACCGCGATTTCCTGCGGGCCTTCTGGCGCCTGAGTGAACAGGACGGCTACCCGGTGGTTCTGAGGGAGTTCGATCAGGTGATCACCCTGATCCAGGGCAACCAGCGCATGACGCAGAACGAGCTCAACCGTCCGTTCTCGATCCTCAGCGTCGACTGGCAGGGCAACTTCTCCACCTTTGACCCGGAACTGCTCTCGGTCGCCAGCGACCGCTACGGCACCTTCAACCTGGGCAACCTCCGTGAGCTTTCCCTGGTGGAGTCCACGCAGACAGCCCAGTTCCAGCGCCTGCTGGAGGACATGACCCGCGGTGTGGAGACCTGCCACAAAGGCTGTGAGTACTTCGGCCTCTGTGGCGGCGGCAACGGCAGCAACAAGTTCTGGGAACACGGCAGCCTCGCCACCAGCGAAACCAACGCCTGCCGCTTCGGCACCCAGATTCCTGTTCAGGTGCTGCTGGAGCGATTTGAGTCAGGGCCGCCACTCACCCCCCAACCAACCCACTGA
- the rimP gene encoding ribosome maturation factor RimP has protein sequence MPHPLLPDLETLASSVAAAQGFELCGIQMLTHMSPMTLEVQIRHSTGTDVSLDDCAGFSGVLGDALETSTLLTEAYVLEISSPGIGDQLIEDRDFQTFRGFPVEVIHRDKDDSEQRLDGLLLERSDDELQINIRGRIKRISRDRVIGVRLTSPSA, from the coding sequence TTGCCGCACCCGCTTCTACCCGATCTCGAGACGCTGGCCTCATCGGTCGCTGCAGCTCAAGGTTTTGAGCTGTGCGGGATTCAGATGCTCACCCACATGAGCCCCATGACGCTGGAGGTGCAGATCCGTCACAGCACTGGAACAGACGTCAGTCTTGATGATTGCGCCGGATTCAGCGGAGTCCTCGGAGACGCCCTCGAGACGTCGACCTTGCTCACCGAGGCGTATGTTCTGGAGATCAGCAGTCCCGGTATCGGAGATCAGCTGATCGAAGATCGCGACTTCCAGACCTTCCGCGGCTTCCCCGTGGAGGTGATCCACCGCGACAAGGACGACTCTGAACAGCGCCTGGATGGTCTGCTTCTCGAGCGCAGCGATGACGAGCTCCAGATCAATATCCGCGGACGGATCAAACGGATCTCCCGCGATCGGGTGATCGGCGTCCGACTCACCTCTCCAAGCGCCTGA